Proteins found in one Mesorhizobium sp. CAU 1732 genomic segment:
- the hutC gene encoding histidine utilization repressor, translating to MTTEPRSLHQRILAEISAKIVSGEWQPGHRIPFEHELTEIYGCSRMTVSKALTQLARSGLIERRKRSGSFVARPRSQAAVLEIHDIRTEVEALGFPYRYELLSRAERVADTEDETVGFISGTKLLDIVCLHLAGDVPFCLEERIVSLKAVPNIQAERFDEIAPGPWLLSHVPWSEAEHAIRAVNADRHMARRLGVPSGAACLVVERRTWTGGLPVTRVKLTYPGSSHAVVAHFAPS from the coding sequence GTGACCACAGAGCCGCGCTCGCTTCACCAGCGCATCCTTGCCGAGATCAGCGCGAAGATCGTGTCCGGCGAATGGCAGCCCGGCCACCGGATTCCCTTCGAGCACGAATTGACGGAGATCTATGGCTGCTCGCGCATGACCGTCAGCAAGGCGCTCACGCAACTCGCCAGATCCGGCCTGATCGAGCGCCGCAAGCGCTCCGGCAGCTTCGTCGCCCGGCCGCGTTCCCAGGCAGCGGTGCTGGAAATCCACGATATCCGCACCGAGGTCGAGGCGCTTGGATTTCCCTATCGCTACGAGCTTCTGTCCCGGGCCGAGCGCGTCGCGGATACCGAAGACGAGACGGTAGGCTTCATTTCTGGCACGAAGCTCCTCGACATCGTCTGCCTGCATCTCGCAGGAGACGTCCCGTTCTGCCTGGAGGAACGCATCGTCAGTCTGAAGGCTGTCCCCAACATCCAGGCCGAGCGCTTCGACGAGATCGCGCCCGGCCCATGGCTTCTCAGCCACGTGCCGTGGAGCGAGGCGGAGCATGCCATCCGCGCCGTCAATGCCGATCGCCATATGGCGAGGCGTCTTGGCGTTCCGAGCGGCGCAGCCTGTCTGGTCGTGGAGCGTCGCACCTGGACAGGCGGCCTGCCCGTCACGCGCGTGAAGCTGACCTATCCCGGTTCCAGCCACGCCGTCGTCGCCCATTTCGCGCCGTCATAG
- a CDS encoding tripartite tricarboxylate transporter permease has protein sequence MDAIFQAFQLVATWPVILTVASAALFGLLVGAIPGLTATMATALLVPLTFFMDPIPAVGAMVTCAAMAIFAGDIPGALLRIPGTPASAAYANEAYAMTRKGEAETVLGACVLFSAIGGLFGTFVLIFAAPALAEVALSFSSQEYFWMALLGLTCAVFLGAQSPVKGMISLLIGLFVATVGLNNPAGVPRFTFGSTEMMAGIDFIPAMIGLFAVSEVMRTVAAGAPAWENVQVKVGNIFGNWGGMFTRYWRQQLRGNLTGTAIGILPGAGADVAAYVSYAVSRRFSKTPEKFGTGHLEGVVEATSSNNASLSSAWVPALVFGIPGDTITAIVIGVLYVKGLNPGPTLFLFNPQTIYAVFLIFILANVLMIPLGWLVIKLAKGLLKAPRSILMPIILVFCIVGAFASNNAAYGIILMLVFGVLGFFMEENDIPIAPCILGIVIGPLVERTFVTTMIKSDGSFLTFVERPIAAVLFAVLVLIWGSILYSRLRGNREEATG, from the coding sequence ATGGACGCAATTTTCCAAGCATTCCAACTCGTGGCGACCTGGCCGGTGATCCTGACGGTCGCGTCGGCTGCGCTGTTCGGCCTTCTCGTCGGCGCGATTCCAGGCCTTACCGCCACGATGGCGACCGCGCTTCTGGTGCCGCTCACCTTCTTCATGGACCCGATACCGGCGGTCGGTGCGATGGTGACATGCGCCGCCATGGCGATTTTCGCAGGTGACATTCCCGGAGCGCTGTTGCGTATCCCCGGCACTCCGGCCTCCGCCGCCTATGCGAATGAAGCCTACGCGATGACCCGCAAGGGCGAGGCCGAAACGGTCCTGGGCGCCTGCGTGCTGTTCTCGGCCATCGGTGGTCTCTTCGGCACGTTTGTACTGATTTTCGCCGCGCCCGCGCTGGCAGAAGTGGCGCTCAGCTTCTCCTCGCAGGAGTATTTCTGGATGGCCCTGCTGGGCCTGACATGCGCCGTGTTTCTCGGCGCGCAGTCGCCCGTCAAGGGCATGATCAGCCTGCTGATCGGCCTCTTCGTCGCGACGGTCGGACTGAACAATCCCGCGGGCGTGCCCCGCTTCACCTTCGGCTCGACGGAAATGATGGCGGGTATCGATTTCATCCCGGCCATGATCGGTCTGTTCGCCGTCTCGGAGGTCATGCGAACCGTCGCCGCCGGCGCTCCCGCCTGGGAAAACGTCCAGGTGAAGGTCGGCAACATCTTCGGCAATTGGGGCGGGATGTTCACCCGCTATTGGCGCCAGCAATTGCGCGGAAATCTCACGGGAACCGCGATCGGCATCCTTCCCGGCGCAGGTGCCGACGTTGCAGCCTATGTCAGCTACGCGGTGAGCCGGCGCTTCTCAAAGACGCCTGAAAAGTTCGGCACCGGCCATCTTGAAGGGGTGGTGGAGGCAACGTCCTCGAACAACGCGTCTCTTTCGAGCGCATGGGTTCCGGCACTGGTCTTCGGCATACCGGGGGATACGATCACGGCGATTGTTATCGGCGTCCTCTACGTCAAAGGCCTGAACCCCGGCCCGACGCTCTTCCTGTTCAACCCGCAGACGATCTACGCGGTCTTCCTCATCTTCATCCTCGCCAACGTCCTGATGATCCCGCTGGGCTGGCTGGTCATCAAGCTGGCAAAGGGGCTTTTGAAGGCGCCGCGGTCGATCCTGATGCCGATCATCCTCGTCTTCTGCATCGTCGGCGCGTTCGCGTCGAACAACGCCGCCTACGGCATCATCCTGATGCTGGTGTTCGGTGTGCTCGGCTTCTTCATGGAAGAGAACGATATTCCGATCGCGCCGTGCATTCTGGGCATCGTCATCGGTCCGCTGGTGGAGAGGACGTTCGTCACGACGATGATCAAGTCGGACGGATCCTTCCTGACCTTCGTCGAACGTCCGATCGCGGCGGTCCTGTTTGCCGTGCTCGTGCTGATCTGGGGGTCAATCCTCTATTCGCGGCTGCGCGGGAACCGCGAGGAGGCGACCGGCTAA
- a CDS encoding tripartite tricarboxylate transporter TctB family protein, whose product MRLSDTMLGAILLMLGLAMGVYAYGFPAIPGQRYGAATFPLLISGGFVVCAIVLLVSGFRASPTPLVMRTEWTRKPGALTAVLITILCVIAYIVLARPVGFIPTSTAILLILFRLLGVSWWKSIAFAIGATLLTDYIFRTLLLVPLPFGVMPRMPW is encoded by the coding sequence ATGAGACTAAGCGACACGATGCTCGGCGCCATCCTGCTCATGCTGGGCCTGGCGATGGGAGTTTACGCATATGGATTTCCCGCGATTCCAGGCCAGCGCTATGGCGCGGCGACCTTTCCCCTTCTGATCTCGGGCGGTTTCGTCGTCTGCGCGATCGTCCTGCTCGTTTCAGGATTTCGCGCGAGCCCGACACCGCTGGTCATGCGCACCGAGTGGACGCGCAAGCCCGGCGCGCTGACGGCCGTGCTCATCACGATCCTCTGCGTCATCGCCTATATCGTGCTGGCGCGGCCGGTCGGCTTCATCCCGACATCGACGGCGATCCTCCTCATACTATTCAGGCTCCTGGGCGTCTCGTGGTGGAAGTCGATCGCCTTCGCCATCGGCGCCACCCTTCTGACCGACTACATCTTTCGCACCTTGCTCCTCGTGCCGCTGCCTTTCGGGGTCATGCCGCGAATGCCCTGGTAG
- a CDS encoding tripartite tricarboxylate transporter substrate binding protein yields the protein MIRRAVLAFGAALALSASFAPQASAQYPDRPISLIVPWGAGGGTDATARIIGAGLERVLGQPVSVTNRTGGSGVVGHSAIAEAEPDGYTIGIATVEIGMMHWQGLTELTWENYTPLALMNEDAAGVQVLADSEYDTLESLLAAIEASPAGTFRASGTGQGGIWHLAIAGLLNDRGIDPAKVPWVPSEGAASGLQDMMAGGVNLVPCSLVEARGLIDAGRVKSLGLMGAERAALFPDVPTLSEAIGSDWKIGAWRGIVGPQGMPEDVSARLIEALETVYNSDEYKEFMGAQGFGIRWAAGADFGTFMGEVDKSLGDTMRAVGLAQ from the coding sequence ATGATCAGACGAGCAGTTTTGGCATTCGGGGCGGCGCTTGCGCTTTCCGCATCCTTCGCACCTCAGGCTTCGGCACAGTATCCGGACAGGCCAATTTCGTTGATCGTGCCCTGGGGCGCGGGTGGCGGCACGGACGCGACCGCGCGGATCATCGGCGCGGGGCTCGAACGCGTGCTCGGGCAGCCGGTGAGCGTCACCAACCGGACCGGCGGCTCCGGCGTTGTCGGACACTCGGCCATCGCCGAAGCCGAGCCCGATGGCTACACGATCGGCATCGCGACCGTGGAAATCGGCATGATGCACTGGCAGGGCCTGACGGAACTGACATGGGAGAATTATACGCCGCTGGCGCTGATGAACGAGGATGCGGCGGGCGTCCAGGTTCTGGCAGATTCCGAATATGACACGCTGGAATCGCTTCTTGCGGCGATCGAGGCGTCGCCGGCAGGCACGTTCCGCGCCTCCGGTACGGGGCAGGGCGGCATCTGGCATCTCGCCATCGCGGGTCTCCTCAACGATCGCGGTATCGATCCCGCCAAAGTGCCGTGGGTGCCGAGCGAAGGCGCGGCGTCCGGTCTTCAGGACATGATGGCCGGCGGCGTCAACCTGGTGCCTTGCTCTCTCGTGGAAGCGCGTGGGCTGATCGACGCGGGTCGCGTCAAGTCGCTGGGCCTGATGGGGGCCGAGCGCGCCGCTCTGTTTCCCGATGTCCCGACACTTTCCGAAGCGATCGGCTCCGACTGGAAGATCGGCGCATGGCGCGGCATCGTGGGCCCGCAAGGCATGCCGGAAGACGTCTCCGCTCGCCTGATCGAGGCGCTCGAGACCGTCTACAACAGTGACGAGTACAAGGAGTTCATGGGCGCACAGGGCTTCGGCATCCGTTGGGCCGCGGGGGCCGACTTCGGGACCTTCATGGGTGAAGTCGACAAGTCGCTCGGCGACACGATGCGCGCGGTGGGACTGGCCCAGTAA
- a CDS encoding LacI family DNA-binding transcriptional regulator has protein sequence MHVANEFKRKNAITLRDVSEATGLGMSTVSRVLRKHGSFSKATRDRVMTVVEELGYVPNRIAGALASSGSNLVGIVIPSLHNIVFPDLLSGAAVTLDPTGFQTVIAVSDYSLEREQALIESMLAWRPAAFLVAGLEHTDRTRAMLKGSGVRVAELLDTDGEGIDLVVGFSQREAGAVSARHLLSRGYRSIGYVGPHPLADPRSAKRLEGFRTVLAEAGIDLADMELIESTSSTESGRAALERMLARNRHLDAVYFSNDDFAVGGLFHCFAHGISVPSQLGIMGFNGLDIGRFAPQPLTTVRTPREEIGEIGARLVMEDGPPAVVDVPFELIEGATA, from the coding sequence ATGCACGTGGCCAACGAATTCAAGCGAAAAAATGCGATTACGCTTCGGGATGTAAGCGAAGCCACCGGTCTTGGGATGAGCACCGTGTCGCGGGTTTTGCGGAAGCACGGTTCGTTTTCCAAAGCTACCCGCGACCGTGTCATGACGGTGGTCGAGGAACTCGGCTACGTGCCAAACCGGATCGCCGGCGCGTTGGCCTCGTCGGGATCGAACCTCGTCGGGATCGTGATCCCCTCGCTGCATAACATCGTCTTTCCCGATCTTCTGAGCGGCGCTGCGGTGACCCTCGACCCGACCGGCTTCCAGACCGTCATCGCGGTCAGCGACTATTCGCTGGAACGCGAGCAGGCCCTGATCGAATCAATGCTCGCCTGGCGGCCGGCGGCGTTTCTCGTGGCAGGTCTCGAACATACGGATCGCACCCGCGCGATGTTGAAGGGAAGCGGCGTGCGCGTCGCCGAGCTTCTCGACACCGATGGCGAGGGGATCGATCTGGTGGTGGGATTCTCGCAGCGTGAGGCAGGCGCGGTCAGCGCGCGTCACCTGCTTTCGCGCGGGTATCGCAGCATTGGCTATGTCGGTCCGCACCCGTTGGCCGACCCGCGCTCCGCCAAGCGGCTCGAGGGTTTCCGCACCGTGCTGGCCGAAGCGGGTATCGACCTGGCCGACATGGAGCTGATCGAAAGCACGTCATCGACGGAATCGGGGCGCGCGGCCCTCGAACGCATGCTCGCGCGCAATCGCCACCTTGATGCCGTGTACTTTTCGAATGACGATTTCGCGGTCGGCGGGCTGTTTCACTGCTTTGCACATGGAATTTCGGTCCCGTCGCAACTCGGCATCATGGGTTTCAACGGCCTCGACATCGGACGGTTCGCGCCGCAGCCCCTGACGACGGTCAGGACGCCGCGCGAGGAAATCGGAGAAATTGGCGCGCGGCTGGTCATGGAGGATGGCCCGCCCGCCGTCGTAGACGTTCCATTCGAACTGATTGAAGGAGCAACTGCCTAG
- a CDS encoding 2Fe-2S iron-sulfur cluster-binding protein — protein sequence MTSARIGDTSDPLSFTFDGRTMMGRKGDTIASALLANGVRVVGRSFKYHRPRGIFGSGSEEPNAIVDVRLDGRTTPNLRATTEMLVEGMEVRSVNSKPTADADRLGIIDRLAPFLPAGFYYKTFLWPDWHRFEPRIRAMAGLGRLDPKNEPVADSAIVNARCDVLVVGAGPAGLAAARSAVWGGKRVILVDDQVSPGGSLLHCDAQIDDRDGKDWANETVAEIERAGGRVLSRTVAYGTYDHDLVCCWERRDGAPDRQWRIRPGRIVVAAGAIERPLVFPDNDRPGVMSAEAALAYLKRYDILVGKRIVVATNNDRAYAVAQALVAAGASVVLADLREESAASPGAGIEILRSATIDAVHGTRGVEAVTVSGRRIDADCLLVSGGYTPTVHLFCQARGKLRYDDAIAAFVPGDPVANMAVAGAANGALDLDAALSQGHAAGGGEGDAPQTVSAATPFSIKPAWPRADAKGRQWIDFQNDVTLKDVALAARENFRSVEHLKRYTTLGMATDQGKTSNMNGLAAMAAITGRTIEATGTTTYRPPFVPVPFTVVAGRRRGELFNPVRRLALETEQRAVGAVFREYGGWLRAAWFGTGDPRTEIDREARQARETVAIFDGSPLGKIEVFGPQAGEIVDYNSYNTISTLKPGRTRYGFMLTESGVIYDDGVVSKLADDHYVVSCSSGHVAGVVLRLEEWRQDRFDSSRGFVHNLTPHWSTLTACGPRAKALVAALSLGVDLDDAALPHMALATGTFEGAPARVARVSFTGDRSYEISVPSSRAPALWHAMVEAGAPLDAVLMGSEALLMLRAEKGYIIAGKDTDGTTMPHDLGLTGPRDKRQGEYVGKRSLFTDNAMRADRQQFVGLTVADGGPALPVGSHALDESAARRRSFGFVTSSYDSPTLGRPIALGLVERGLDRMGEEISLVHLGKPRRAIITVPCAFDPEGARLNG from the coding sequence ATGACCAGCGCGCGCATCGGCGACACAAGCGATCCCCTCTCCTTCACCTTCGACGGCCGCACGATGATGGGGCGGAAGGGCGACACGATCGCATCCGCCTTGCTCGCGAACGGCGTACGGGTGGTTGGCCGCTCTTTCAAATATCACCGTCCGCGCGGGATTTTCGGGTCCGGCAGCGAAGAACCCAACGCCATCGTCGATGTCAGGCTCGACGGCAGGACAACGCCGAACCTTCGTGCGACGACAGAGATGCTGGTCGAAGGCATGGAGGTCCGCTCGGTCAATTCGAAACCGACCGCCGATGCGGACCGACTTGGAATCATCGACCGGCTCGCACCCTTCCTGCCCGCCGGATTCTACTACAAGACGTTCCTCTGGCCGGACTGGCATCGATTCGAGCCGCGCATTCGCGCCATGGCGGGGCTCGGCCGGCTCGACCCGAAAAACGAACCCGTGGCCGACAGCGCCATCGTGAATGCGCGGTGCGACGTGCTGGTGGTGGGAGCGGGGCCGGCCGGACTTGCTGCCGCGCGCTCGGCGGTCTGGGGCGGCAAACGCGTCATCCTCGTCGACGATCAGGTTTCTCCGGGTGGTTCGCTGTTGCATTGCGACGCGCAGATCGACGACCGGGACGGAAAGGACTGGGCAAACGAGACGGTTGCCGAGATCGAACGGGCCGGCGGCCGGGTTTTGTCACGGACGGTCGCTTACGGCACCTACGACCACGACCTGGTCTGCTGCTGGGAGCGCCGCGACGGCGCGCCAGACCGTCAATGGCGCATCAGGCCGGGCAGGATTGTCGTCGCCGCCGGCGCAATCGAGCGGCCATTGGTGTTTCCGGACAATGATCGGCCGGGCGTCATGTCTGCGGAGGCGGCGCTGGCCTATCTGAAACGGTATGACATTCTCGTCGGAAAGCGGATTGTCGTCGCGACGAACAACGACCGCGCCTACGCCGTTGCGCAGGCGCTGGTGGCGGCGGGCGCGTCTGTCGTTCTTGCCGATCTGCGCGAGGAAAGTGCTGCAAGTCCAGGCGCAGGAATCGAAATCCTTCGCAGCGCGACGATCGATGCGGTGCATGGCACTAGGGGTGTCGAGGCAGTGACGGTGAGCGGTCGCCGGATCGACGCAGACTGCCTGCTCGTCTCCGGCGGCTACACGCCGACGGTTCATCTCTTCTGCCAGGCCAGGGGCAAGCTGCGCTACGACGATGCGATCGCGGCTTTCGTGCCGGGCGATCCTGTGGCGAACATGGCCGTTGCCGGAGCAGCCAACGGCGCGCTCGACCTGGATGCCGCCTTGTCTCAGGGGCATGCAGCGGGCGGCGGTGAGGGCGATGCGCCGCAGACGGTTTCGGCCGCAACACCCTTCTCGATCAAACCCGCATGGCCTCGCGCCGATGCAAAGGGACGTCAATGGATCGATTTCCAGAATGACGTGACGCTGAAGGATGTCGCACTCGCGGCGCGCGAGAACTTCCGCTCCGTCGAGCATCTGAAGCGCTACACGACGCTCGGCATGGCGACCGATCAGGGCAAGACGTCGAACATGAACGGGCTTGCCGCGATGGCGGCGATCACCGGCCGCACGATCGAGGCGACCGGCACGACCACCTATCGGCCGCCCTTCGTGCCGGTGCCGTTCACGGTCGTGGCGGGACGGCGGCGCGGTGAGCTTTTCAATCCGGTCCGCCGGCTGGCGCTCGAAACAGAGCAGCGGGCGGTGGGCGCGGTGTTCCGCGAATATGGCGGCTGGCTGCGGGCGGCCTGGTTCGGCACCGGCGATCCCCGCACTGAGATCGACCGCGAAGCGCGGCAAGCGCGCGAGACCGTCGCGATCTTCGATGGGTCGCCGCTGGGCAAGATCGAGGTGTTCGGGCCGCAGGCGGGAGAGATCGTCGACTACAATTCGTACAACACGATCTCGACCCTGAAGCCCGGCCGGACGCGCTACGGCTTCATGCTGACCGAGAGCGGCGTGATCTACGATGACGGCGTCGTCTCCAAGCTTGCCGACGATCATTACGTCGTTTCGTGCTCGTCCGGCCATGTCGCGGGCGTCGTCCTGCGGCTGGAGGAATGGCGGCAGGATCGCTTCGATTCATCCAGGGGCTTCGTGCACAATTTGACGCCGCACTGGTCGACGCTGACAGCCTGTGGTCCGCGCGCGAAAGCCCTTGTCGCCGCACTTTCGCTTGGCGTCGATCTCGACGATGCCGCTTTGCCTCACATGGCGCTGGCGACCGGCACCTTCGAGGGCGCGCCGGCGCGCGTGGCGCGCGTATCGTTTACCGGCGACCGGTCCTATGAGATTTCCGTGCCGTCATCCAGGGCGCCTGCGCTGTGGCATGCGATGGTGGAGGCGGGCGCGCCGCTCGACGCCGTGCTGATGGGATCGGAAGCGCTGCTGATGCTGCGCGCGGAGAAGGGATACATCATCGCGGGCAAGGACACGGACGGCACGACGATGCCTCATGACCTTGGCCTGACCGGACCGCGCGACAAGCGGCAGGGCGAATATGTCGGCAAGCGGTCGCTCTTCACCGACAATGCGATGCGCGCCGACCGGCAGCAATTCGTCGGCCTGACCGTCGCGGATGGCGGTCCGGCCTTGCCGGTGGGCTCGCATGCGCTCGACGAGAGCGCAGCGCGTCGGCGCTCCTTCGGTTTCGTTACGTCGAGCTATGACAGCCCGACGCTCGGGCGTCCCATCGCGCTTGGTCTGGTAGAACGCGGATTGGATCGAATGGGCGAAGAGATTTCGCTGGTCCATCTTGGCAAGCCGCGGCGGGCGATCATCACCGTGCCTTGCGCATTCGATCCGGAAGGAGCGCGCCTCAATGGCTGA
- a CDS encoding sarcosine oxidase subunit delta, whose protein sequence is MQIFPCPFCGPRDETEFTFATEAGKTRPEPAKDVSAEAWSDYLVTNVNPRGATREVWLHQTCGEFFVMERDTVTHAVTGSNAARGGGA, encoded by the coding sequence ATGCAGATTTTCCCCTGTCCCTTCTGTGGTCCGCGCGACGAGACGGAGTTCACCTTCGCCACCGAGGCCGGCAAGACGCGGCCAGAACCGGCGAAGGATGTTTCGGCCGAAGCCTGGTCCGACTATCTGGTCACGAACGTCAATCCACGCGGCGCGACGCGCGAAGTCTGGCTGCACCAGACATGCGGTGAATTCTTCGTGATGGAGCGGGATACCGTGACGCATGCCGTGACTGGATCAAACGCGGCGCGGGGAGGCGGGGCATGA
- a CDS encoding sarcosine oxidase subunit beta family protein, which translates to MTKRYSAFGLFREGLRGHSGWQPAWRTPTPKARYDVIIVGGGGQGLATAYYLAKNHGITNVAVIEKGWLGGGNTGRNTTTIRSNYFYPESVALYDFALKLYEGLSRELNYNIMLSQRGVVTVSHSDAEMEIAARIVNAMQINGTDAELLSREGVIEKAPLLNQSPEARYPIFGGVWQGRAGVARHDAVAWGYARAADAAGVDIIQNCEVAGFIVENGRCVGVETSQGAIRADHTALCVAGHSGVLAAKAGFQLPIRSYSLQAMVSEPVKPCLDTVVLYLGTGTYLFQSDKGEIVVGGGIDRVPSYAQRGNPPVQQAILSGMLEMFPSFGQLKMLRQWAGVVDVVPDSSPIIGPSPLAGLLLNCGWGTGGFKSIPAGGWLTAHLIAKGEHHDISRPFDLERFATGRLIDEAAGSGIAH; encoded by the coding sequence GTGACGAAACGATATTCGGCATTCGGACTTTTCCGCGAGGGGCTTCGCGGCCATTCGGGCTGGCAGCCCGCCTGGCGTACGCCGACGCCGAAGGCGCGCTACGACGTCATCATCGTCGGCGGCGGCGGGCAGGGGCTTGCGACCGCGTACTACCTCGCCAAGAACCATGGCATCACCAATGTCGCGGTCATCGAAAAGGGCTGGCTGGGGGGCGGCAATACCGGCCGCAACACCACGACGATCCGATCCAACTATTTTTATCCGGAGAGCGTGGCGCTCTACGATTTCGCGCTCAAGCTCTATGAAGGCCTGTCGCGGGAGCTGAACTACAACATCATGCTGTCGCAGCGCGGCGTGGTCACGGTGTCGCATTCCGACGCGGAGATGGAGATCGCCGCGCGCATCGTGAACGCGATGCAGATCAACGGCACCGATGCGGAGCTTTTGTCACGCGAGGGCGTGATCGAGAAGGCGCCGCTGCTCAACCAGTCGCCGGAAGCGCGCTATCCGATCTTCGGGGGCGTTTGGCAGGGACGGGCGGGCGTCGCGCGTCACGATGCGGTCGCGTGGGGTTATGCGCGCGCAGCCGATGCGGCAGGCGTCGATATCATCCAGAATTGCGAAGTCGCCGGCTTCATCGTCGAAAATGGCCGGTGCGTGGGTGTCGAGACGTCGCAAGGGGCGATCCGCGCCGATCACACCGCACTCTGCGTCGCGGGGCATTCGGGCGTGCTGGCTGCAAAGGCGGGGTTCCAACTGCCGATCCGTTCTTATTCGCTTCAGGCGATGGTCTCCGAACCGGTCAAACCGTGCCTCGATACGGTCGTGCTCTATCTCGGCACGGGCACCTATCTGTTTCAGTCGGACAAGGGAGAGATCGTGGTCGGCGGCGGTATCGATCGCGTGCCGTCCTACGCGCAGCGCGGAAATCCTCCGGTGCAGCAGGCGATCCTGTCCGGCATGCTCGAGATGTTCCCGTCCTTCGGCCAGCTCAAGATGCTGCGCCAGTGGGCGGGCGTTGTCGATGTGGTACCGGATTCATCCCCGATCATCGGGCCGTCGCCGCTTGCGGGACTGCTGCTCAATTGCGGCTGGGGCACGGGCGGCTTCAAGTCGATCCCGGCCGGCGGCTGGCTGACGGCGCATCTGATTGCGAAGGGGGAGCATCACGATATCAGCCGGCCGTTCGACCTCGAGCGTTTCGCGACGGGTCGGCTGATCGATGAAGCCGCCGGCTCCGGCATCGCGCACTAG
- a CDS encoding amino acid aminotransferase, whose amino-acid sequence MFDTLKPAAPDGILALMALYRDDPRTGKLDLGVGVYKDESGRTPVMRAVREAEARLHETQATKTYLGLAGDVAFNEAMIGLVFGDAADRSRLRAAQTPGGTGALRLLADLIKLARPDATVWVPDPTWPNHMPILRAAGLKAEVYPYFDSATAGVRFDAMIAALSAAPTGDVVLLHGCCHNPTGADLSIEQWATIADLLVERGLTPFVDIAYQGFGLGLDEDAAGIRLLASRVPELLAAASCSKNFSVYRDRAGAAILLGSNATEADTAYGQLLGVGRGIWSMPPDHAAAAVRIVLQDEALRVDWKAELEAVRQRMLRLREGFAEALRRQSNSDRFDFIAHQRGMFSRLGISQEQVARLRSEHGIYIVGDGRFNVAGLPDIGLDDLAAKIVSVL is encoded by the coding sequence ATGTTCGATACGCTCAAGCCGGCGGCACCTGACGGCATCCTCGCGCTGATGGCGCTCTATCGCGACGATCCGCGCACCGGGAAACTGGATCTCGGCGTCGGCGTCTACAAGGACGAAAGCGGACGGACGCCGGTCATGCGCGCGGTCCGTGAGGCGGAGGCGCGTCTGCACGAGACTCAGGCGACGAAAACCTATCTCGGACTTGCCGGCGACGTCGCGTTCAACGAGGCGATGATCGGGCTGGTATTCGGTGACGCAGCCGACAGGTCCCGGCTGCGCGCCGCGCAGACGCCCGGCGGCACGGGAGCGCTCCGCCTCCTCGCGGACCTGATCAAGCTCGCTCGTCCTGACGCGACCGTGTGGGTCCCGGACCCCACCTGGCCGAACCACATGCCAATCCTGCGCGCTGCCGGCCTGAAGGCGGAGGTCTACCCCTATTTCGACTCGGCGACCGCCGGCGTTCGCTTCGATGCGATGATCGCAGCCCTGAGCGCCGCGCCAACCGGCGATGTCGTCCTGCTGCATGGCTGCTGCCACAACCCGACCGGCGCCGACCTGTCGATCGAGCAATGGGCGACGATCGCCGATCTGCTGGTCGAACGGGGCCTCACGCCGTTTGTGGACATCGCCTATCAGGGGTTCGGCCTCGGATTGGACGAGGACGCAGCCGGCATTCGCCTGCTCGCGAGCCGCGTTCCCGAGCTGCTCGCAGCAGCGAGCTGCTCGAAGAACTTTTCCGTCTACCGCGACCGCGCCGGCGCGGCGATCCTGCTTGGCAGCAACGCCACCGAAGCCGATACCGCCTATGGCCAGTTGCTGGGCGTCGGGCGCGGCATCTGGTCGATGCCGCCTGATCATGCAGCCGCAGCCGTGCGCATCGTGCTTCAGGATGAGGCGTTGAGGGTCGACTGGAAGGCCGAGCTCGAGGCCGTGCGGCAGCGGATGCTGCGGCTGCGCGAGGGCTTTGCAGAAGCACTGCGCCGGCAGTCCAATTCCGACCGCTTCGACTTCATCGCACACCAGCGCGGCATGTTCTCACGCCTGGGAATATCGCAGGAGCAGGTCGCGCGGCTGCGCTCCGAGCACGGCATCTACATCGTCGGCGACGGCCGCTTCAACGTCGCGGGCTTGCCCGACATCGGACTGGACGACCTTGCCGCCAAGATCGTCTCGGTTCTCTGA